One Candidatus Cardinium hertigii DNA window includes the following coding sequences:
- a CDS encoding TolC family protein produces MLTILRWPWVMRLGSFCSLLSVAHPALSETGKPLGLQEVMAIALKENLTIQTARNVCKKESFSHKKENISRWLPAAKLQLLKSEQWADPNRSNSDYWYIAMHPTFTLEAKLDLFENAFQIKKFHQQKLLRKLRQTEKIRDELEEVIDCYHALAAAQKKLTRATIFIALANAKLQLAEKQKNIGKITKVTYLEIKLALEEAKLSLLEKQEAVKKACRTLNIKLGRSPNEAVVVQSFISPEPLWDMTAILKKHRTDLRTTIRKKEIMSVKTELSKDKASLFSCVQLNVTFTTDKKIFDKKNKMFGPTQPEQMTCTFGINLDLEQLLLLPAKLRATRLALNHATFALVQQKLQAKEVLASAQASYCHTVAAYRIEAEKLKISKQKLQEVKENYRLNKKTLIDLQEEETKVYEIEMKVIEQGYKVKKAEFALYKLTGMLDR; encoded by the coding sequence ATGCTAACGATACTAAGATGGCCTTGGGTTATGCGATTAGGTAGCTTCTGTAGCTTACTATCTGTAGCGCATCCTGCCCTATCTGAAACAGGGAAGCCCCTCGGATTACAAGAAGTAATGGCTATAGCCTTAAAGGAAAATTTAACCATACAAACTGCTAGAAATGTTTGTAAGAAGGAATCATTCTCACATAAAAAGGAAAATATTTCCCGTTGGCTTCCTGCCGCTAAGCTTCAGCTTTTAAAGAGTGAGCAATGGGCAGATCCAAATCGTAGTAACAGTGATTATTGGTACATTGCTATGCATCCAACCTTTACCTTAGAAGCTAAATTAGACCTGTTTGAAAACGCTTTCCAGATAAAAAAGTTTCATCAACAAAAATTACTAAGGAAGTTACGCCAAACAGAAAAAATAAGAGATGAATTGGAAGAAGTAATAGATTGCTACCATGCATTAGCCGCAGCACAAAAAAAATTAACAAGAGCAACTATTTTCATTGCGTTAGCTAACGCAAAGTTACAATTAGCTGAAAAGCAGAAAAATATAGGTAAAATAACTAAAGTAACCTATCTAGAAATCAAACTAGCCTTAGAAGAAGCTAAGTTAAGCTTACTAGAAAAGCAAGAAGCTGTAAAAAAAGCATGCCGTACGTTAAACATAAAGCTGGGAAGGTCTCCCAATGAAGCAGTGGTAGTGCAATCATTTATTTCTCCGGAGCCTCTATGGGATATGACAGCGATCCTAAAGAAGCATAGAACGGATTTAAGAACAACCATACGAAAAAAAGAAATAATGAGCGTTAAAACTGAACTAAGTAAAGACAAAGCCTCTCTCTTCTCTTGTGTACAGTTAAACGTAACATTCACTACAGATAAAAAAATCTTTGACAAAAAAAACAAAATGTTTGGCCCTACGCAACCAGAACAGATGACATGCACATTTGGTATTAACCTAGATTTAGAGCAGTTGCTGCTCCTACCTGCAAAGCTTAGAGCAACAAGGTTAGCATTAAACCATGCAACGTTTGCACTTGTGCAACAAAAATTACAAGCAAAGGAAGTACTGGCATCTGCGCAAGCAAGTTATTGCCATACAGTGGCTGCCTATAGAATAGAAGCAGAAAAGTTAAAGATAAGTAAACAAAAATTACAAGAAGTAAAGGAAAATTATCGGCTTAATAAAAAAACCTTAATCGACTTGCAAGAAGAGGAAACAAAAGTTTATGAGATAGAAATGAAAGTAATAGAGCAAGGTTATAAGGTCAAAAAAGCGGAATTTGCGCTTTATAAGCTGACTGGTATGCTTGACCGTTAA
- a CDS encoding ABC transporter ATP-binding protein, producing the protein MIQIRALHKSYQTDNSTREVLRGIDFHVEKGDLVALMGQSGAGKSTLLNIIGILDNYDQGSYLLNGILVKDLTSQEASKYRNQLIGFIFQSFHLIPFKTALENVTLPLYYQGVAKAERYKRALAMLDRVGLASHARLKPQALSGGQQQRVAIARALVTAPPLILADEPTGALDSSTAHEIMQLLKELNQEGNTILIVTHSAQVAQQCHCIQTIVDGKIVP; encoded by the coding sequence ATGATTCAGATCCGAGCGTTGCATAAATCTTATCAAACAGATAATAGCACCAGGGAGGTATTGCGTGGCATCGATTTTCATGTTGAAAAAGGTGATTTAGTGGCATTAATGGGCCAATCTGGTGCGGGTAAATCTACTTTGTTGAATATTATAGGTATACTAGACAATTATGATCAAGGATCCTATTTGCTTAACGGCATACTTGTAAAAGACCTTACTTCACAAGAAGCTAGTAAATATAGAAATCAATTGATTGGTTTCATTTTTCAGAGTTTTCACTTAATTCCTTTTAAAACTGCCTTAGAAAATGTAACCTTGCCGCTCTATTACCAAGGTGTTGCCAAAGCAGAACGATATAAGCGTGCACTAGCCATGTTAGATCGGGTAGGGTTAGCTAGCCATGCCCGCCTAAAGCCTCAAGCGCTTTCAGGTGGCCAACAGCAACGCGTAGCAATCGCCCGTGCATTGGTAACAGCACCTCCTTTGATTTTAGCTGATGAACCAACTGGCGCCTTAGATAGTAGTACCGCACATGAAATTATGCAACTGCTTAAAGAATTAAACCAAGAAGGGAATACTATACTTATTGTTACCCATTCTGCTCAGGTAGCACAGCAATGCCATTGCATTCAAACAATTGTAGATGGAAAAATTGTACCATAA
- a CDS encoding efflux RND transporter periplasmic adaptor subunit produces MRNFTKFILLLLLAAGGFFVHTKYRLFTLPSQQPVFQTERPVRRTIVHKKQFCGNIIPCKEVTIHTHIPGIVDKLFVKEGDLVQKGTAIARITIQPNTDKVEQAKSALRSAIIKRDKIRKTFLRDRVLFTKKMLAQEAYEATLAAWEDAKEQVAIAEKQLTITRCGYIKVPQGENSNIVKATTKGIALALPAKEGSMVNVSREGKNSAVVVIGDMENLLFSAKVHETDVVYLRKGMTFPITLNALKKEKLQVTLTHISPKANDEYKNQGEILFEIQGTIAKSKNKKIYLRAGYVGIAEIILDQAKNVLTVPENLIEREGEADVVKCLDNGKPINKKVRLGLSDGLHAEVKEGLTEMDQLIIEKTL; encoded by the coding sequence ATGCGTAATTTTACTAAATTTATCCTTCTCCTGCTGTTAGCAGCAGGAGGATTCTTTGTGCACACCAAATACAGACTGTTTACGTTACCATCGCAGCAGCCAGTCTTTCAAACGGAGCGGCCTGTCCGCAGAACAATTGTACATAAAAAACAATTTTGTGGTAATATTATACCTTGTAAAGAGGTTACCATACATACGCATATTCCAGGTATAGTAGACAAGTTATTTGTCAAAGAAGGGGATCTTGTGCAAAAGGGGACTGCCATTGCCCGTATTACCATACAACCTAACACAGACAAGGTAGAACAAGCCAAAAGTGCCTTACGTTCAGCTATTATTAAACGGGATAAAATCAGGAAAACGTTCTTAAGGGATAGGGTTCTTTTTACAAAAAAAATGTTAGCTCAAGAGGCTTATGAAGCTACCTTAGCAGCATGGGAAGACGCAAAAGAGCAGGTTGCTATAGCTGAAAAACAGCTTACTATCACTCGTTGTGGCTACATAAAAGTACCACAAGGGGAAAATTCTAATATCGTTAAAGCCACTACCAAGGGAATTGCTTTAGCCTTACCAGCTAAGGAGGGCAGCATGGTAAATGTCTCCCGGGAGGGGAAAAACAGTGCTGTAGTCGTTATTGGGGATATGGAAAATTTACTCTTCTCTGCTAAAGTTCATGAAACAGATGTGGTATATCTTCGGAAAGGCATGACCTTTCCCATTACTTTGAATGCACTAAAGAAAGAAAAATTACAGGTTACGCTAACGCATATTTCCCCTAAAGCAAACGATGAATATAAAAACCAGGGAGAGATATTGTTTGAAATACAAGGTACCATAGCCAAATCTAAAAACAAAAAAATCTATTTGCGTGCTGGTTATGTAGGAATTGCAGAAATAATTTTAGATCAAGCAAAGAATGTACTTACTGTTCCAGAAAACCTGATCGAGCGGGAAGGAGAAGCTGATGTTGTAAAGTGTTTGGATAATGGTAAACCCATTAACAAAAAGGTACGTCTAGGATTATCGGATGGCTTGCATGCAGAAGTAAAGGAAGGTCTTACGGAAATGGATCAGCTTATTATCGAGAAAACCTTATGA
- a CDS encoding ABC transporter permease, with protein sequence MIDYQIFIEPYKSLRQHTIRTCFTGFGVLWAMLLLVLFQGISNGYYKGLTKSFSDFNKDVLNISINPSSAKRLKLTKTVATSLTQGLPFFECAVPVLETTSFLIHETEKEESSIIGIETNYAAIHDLKIVEGRFFTQRHIQAGLPICLLSKQTKMNLFGEEMAIGKSIWLHNTAVHVIGIVEIMGRKENENIALIPDTFFNTLFPTQTITKMVSVLKPKQDISSIQAKTKNYLNRQLQIQDKDTINIYIPYTKETKRFKILFLVIQGFTWFISGCLLLSGVVGVSNMMLVVVRERTKELAIRKVVGASTKHIVLLILLESIIIHVLAGMVGMGLGIGLLKWANQCLLPIMKLYDIAHVELKYATALAALAVLLIASCLAAIIPAKRALYIKPIDALNNE encoded by the coding sequence ATGATTGATTATCAAATATTTATAGAGCCATACAAAAGTTTAAGGCAGCACACCATCCGGACCTGCTTTACAGGGTTCGGGGTTTTATGGGCTATGTTGCTATTGGTTCTTTTTCAAGGGATAAGCAATGGGTACTATAAGGGGCTAACAAAAAGCTTCTCTGACTTTAATAAGGATGTCTTAAACATTTCCATAAATCCCTCATCAGCTAAGCGATTGAAGTTAACAAAAACAGTAGCAACAAGCTTAACGCAGGGGTTGCCTTTTTTTGAATGTGCGGTACCTGTCTTGGAAACTACTTCTTTTTTAATACACGAAACAGAAAAAGAGGAAAGTAGCATTATAGGTATTGAGACCAACTACGCAGCAATTCACGATTTAAAAATCGTAGAAGGGCGTTTTTTTACACAACGACATATACAAGCAGGCTTGCCAATTTGCCTATTAAGCAAACAAACAAAAATGAATCTTTTTGGTGAGGAAATGGCCATTGGAAAATCTATATGGCTACACAATACCGCTGTGCATGTTATTGGTATAGTTGAGATAATGGGTAGAAAAGAAAATGAAAATATAGCACTGATTCCTGACACTTTTTTTAACACATTATTCCCTACACAAACCATAACGAAAATGGTAAGCGTACTTAAACCAAAACAAGATATTAGTAGTATACAAGCAAAAACGAAAAACTATTTAAATAGGCAGCTTCAAATCCAAGATAAAGATACCATTAACATTTATATACCATATACTAAAGAAACCAAACGTTTTAAGATTTTATTTTTAGTTATACAAGGATTTACTTGGTTTATTAGCGGTTGTTTGTTGCTAAGTGGTGTAGTTGGGGTAAGCAATATGATGCTAGTAGTAGTGAGGGAACGTACCAAGGAGCTGGCTATCCGTAAAGTGGTTGGTGCCAGTACAAAGCATATTGTGCTGCTTATTTTATTAGAGTCCATTATCATCCATGTATTGGCTGGTATGGTAGGTATGGGGTTAGGTATCGGTTTACTCAAATGGGCCAATCAATGCCTATTGCCTATTATGAAACTATACGATATTGCCCATGTAGAACTTAAATATGCTACAGCCCTAGCTGCCTTGGCTGTGTTACTAATAGCAAGTTGCTTAGCTGCTATTATTCCGGCTAAAAGGGCATTGTATATTAAACCAATAGATGCTTTAAATAATGAATAA
- a CDS encoding ABC transporter permease, with protein MTWLHAFKEAYQSIRTHKTRTLSMGFGVSLAIFILQLLLTVGNSLHTGITQIFAKYGEKTMWIYRGSKNGIPILIPTELVVPFSKQFKIIHHITPQWFHYASNKKATYANKTTTPWLTGVDPTYATLANIELQAGRFITARDITAAADICVLGADIKKDLFGATAAIGKLILLGNKSLQVVGVLEDASHLKMISDCIVLGSSLFKKLQLRARDYVTSIRLTLMPTAHAVAAEKQFRSYFARQLHFNPTDKKAIGIFSMEQHAAKFHRFFQNLSTANWIIGILFLITGIVSLSNMMLVTIHERTKEIAIRRVLGSSITAIIAMVTWEVLLVTMLAGALGSISSFALIQLLNKWVIPAYKDYYFTNLTCSFEIMLSCLGLLCLTSSLTTVAPVIRAIRIKPVTALNN; from the coding sequence ATGACCTGGTTGCACGCCTTCAAAGAAGCTTATCAAAGTATACGGACCCACAAAACACGTACCCTATCTATGGGATTTGGCGTTTCATTAGCCATTTTTATACTACAACTATTATTAACTGTTGGAAATAGCTTACACACTGGCATCACACAAATATTTGCAAAATACGGCGAAAAAACCATGTGGATATATCGAGGTAGTAAGAATGGGATTCCGATTTTGATTCCAACAGAATTAGTTGTACCTTTTTCCAAGCAATTCAAGATAATTCACCATATTACTCCGCAATGGTTCCACTATGCTAGTAATAAAAAAGCAACTTATGCAAACAAAACAACTACGCCCTGGCTTACAGGGGTCGATCCTACCTATGCTACCTTAGCAAATATAGAACTTCAAGCGGGACGTTTTATTACTGCACGTGATATAACAGCAGCAGCTGATATTTGCGTATTGGGAGCTGATATAAAAAAAGACTTATTTGGAGCAACAGCTGCCATTGGGAAATTAATTTTATTAGGAAATAAAAGCTTACAAGTAGTAGGTGTACTAGAAGATGCGAGCCATTTAAAAATGATCTCCGATTGTATAGTTTTGGGAAGCAGTTTGTTTAAAAAGCTACAGCTGCGTGCACGAGATTATGTGACTTCTATTCGCCTAACATTAATGCCTACTGCGCACGCAGTAGCAGCAGAAAAACAATTTCGCTCCTATTTTGCACGACAGTTGCATTTTAATCCAACTGATAAAAAAGCAATCGGGATATTTTCTATGGAACAACACGCTGCTAAGTTCCACAGATTCTTCCAAAACCTATCTACCGCTAACTGGATTATAGGCATTTTGTTTCTTATAACAGGGATAGTAAGTTTAAGCAATATGATGCTGGTAACAATCCATGAAAGAACAAAAGAAATCGCTATCCGTAGGGTATTGGGCAGCAGCATTACAGCGATTATAGCTATGGTCACATGGGAAGTACTACTGGTGACTATGCTAGCGGGTGCCTTAGGTAGTATATCCAGTTTTGCACTTATACAACTGCTGAATAAATGGGTTATACCCGCATACAAAGACTATTACTTTACAAACTTAACTTGCTCATTTGAAATTATGTTATCTTGCTTAGGGCTGCTATGCCTAACCAGCAGCCTAACAACTGTCGCTCCCGTTATAAGAGCTATCCGAATTAAACCTGTAACGGCATTAAATAACTAG
- a CDS encoding tyrosine-type recombinase/integrase: MGNQWLLSLFITYLKVEKRASMHTTDAYQADLNQLLYYLSSLAIPKHVTEVTPLDLRGWLISLAKEAYNNRSINRKIVAVRAFYAFLHKNAYIAALPTHQLKSLKAPKRLPLFFQEREFLTFLTGHSFSTTFAGMRDRLILELLYGTGMRLAELVTLRTADLNLMDGMLKVIGKRKKERLIPFPKPLTKLLASYLAEKETSGYTTTPLLIVTDKGTPCYPMFIYRIIKKYLAPTIRASQHSPHVLRHSFATHLLDKGADLNAIKALLGHASLAATQVYTHTSLHKLKEVFQQAHPRAEDNST; the protein is encoded by the coding sequence ATGGGTAACCAATGGCTCTTATCTCTTTTTATAACTTATTTAAAGGTAGAAAAAAGGGCAAGCATGCATACCACGGATGCCTACCAGGCAGATTTGAATCAACTGCTGTATTACCTATCTAGCCTAGCGATACCCAAGCATGTTACGGAAGTAACTCCGTTGGATTTGCGTGGATGGCTTATTTCCCTAGCAAAGGAAGCGTACAACAACCGCTCTATCAACCGAAAAATAGTTGCGGTACGTGCTTTTTATGCTTTTTTACACAAAAATGCATACATTGCTGCCCTGCCTACCCATCAGCTCAAAAGTTTAAAAGCCCCTAAGCGCTTACCTCTTTTCTTTCAAGAAAGGGAATTTTTGACTTTCTTAACTGGGCATTCCTTTTCCACTACATTTGCAGGTATGCGTGACCGGCTCATTCTAGAGCTACTCTACGGTACAGGCATGCGCCTAGCAGAGCTCGTAACGCTGCGTACAGCAGATCTTAACTTAATGGATGGCATGCTTAAAGTGATAGGTAAACGTAAAAAAGAACGGCTTATTCCCTTTCCGAAGCCATTAACAAAGTTACTAGCAAGCTACCTGGCTGAAAAAGAAACCTCGGGCTACACAACTACACCCCTCCTGATCGTCACAGATAAAGGGACCCCTTGCTACCCTATGTTTATCTATCGCATTATTAAAAAATATTTGGCGCCCACTATACGTGCTAGCCAGCACTCCCCCCATGTATTGCGCCACTCTTTCGCTACACACCTACTGGATAAAGGAGCCGATTTAAATGCTATTAAAGCGCTATTAGGCCACGCAAGTTTAGCAGCTACCCAGGTTTATACCCATACCTCCCTGCATAAACTAAAAGAAGTATTTCAGCAAGCACATCCTAGAGCAGAAGATAACAGCACATAA
- the rpsU gene encoding 30S ribosomal protein S21: MQTRREGEGDVQTRRGGEGDVQTRRGGRRRRANKKRGRRRRANKKRGRRRRANKKRGEIFLNHIICSIVTYNVLGMIFVEVKEGESFDRAIKRFKKKVERVRVLKEVRARMHYVKPSVRRKAEKLKARYRHSMLHNPNA, encoded by the coding sequence GTGCAAACAAGAAGAGAGGGAGAAGGAGACGTGCAAACAAGGAGAGGGGGAGAAGGAGACGTGCAAACAAGAAGAGGGGGGAGAAGGAGACGTGCAAACAAGAAGAGGGGGAGAAGGAGACGTGCAAACAAGAAGAGGGGGAGAAGGAGACGTGCAAACAAGAAGAGAGGAGAAATTTTTTTAAACCATATAATTTGTAGTATAGTTACGTATAACGTGTTAGGTATGATTTTTGTAGAAGTAAAAGAGGGAGAATCCTTTGATAGGGCAATAAAAAGATTCAAAAAGAAGGTAGAACGTGTACGTGTCCTCAAGGAAGTACGCGCCCGTATGCATTATGTTAAACCTTCTGTAAGAAGGAAAGCAGAAAAATTAAAAGCCCGCTACAGACATAGCATGCTGCATAATCCCAATGCTTAA